One part of the Enterococcus sp. DIV1094 genome encodes these proteins:
- a CDS encoding DUF4811 domain-containing protein: MIIFVLIASVIAFALTNVFAKKMWQTLLSFVFGLLFVLSLGLIVGNITNHFGMKEVTETKTTPIVSSADQSEINMLLYKSLGDGTEKVYLYRTDDKQKEPKATGTKNETNKVEQTEGTAEKVSETTYWVYKNDQYKFWFNLADNNHEFERRVNTFKIPADWIELSTDQASELAKRVEEQKSTMEADAQNFVKEGLMKAIAQNPAMTQEEQQQVSKDLATAYQKQALAKLVEEVKK, encoded by the coding sequence ATGATTATTTTCGTATTGATTGCCAGTGTCATTGCCTTTGCTTTGACGAATGTTTTTGCCAAAAAAATGTGGCAGACACTTCTTTCATTCGTCTTTGGTTTACTTTTTGTTCTCTCATTAGGACTGATCGTAGGAAATATCACCAACCATTTTGGTATGAAAGAAGTGACAGAAACTAAAACTACACCGATCGTTTCAAGTGCAGACCAATCAGAGATCAATATGTTGCTCTACAAGTCCCTTGGAGATGGAACAGAAAAAGTCTACTTGTACCGAACAGATGACAAGCAAAAAGAACCAAAGGCAACTGGAACGAAAAATGAAACAAATAAAGTCGAACAAACAGAAGGTACAGCCGAAAAAGTCAGTGAAACAACTTACTGGGTCTATAAAAATGACCAGTACAAATTCTGGTTCAACTTAGCGGATAATAACCATGAATTTGAGCGTCGTGTCAATACGTTCAAAATTCCGGCTGATTGGATCGAATTAAGTACCGACCAAGCTTCTGAATTGGCAAAACGTGTCGAAGAACAAAAAAGCACGATGGAAGCCGATGCCCAAAATTTTGTTAAAGAAGGTTTGATGAAAGCCATCGCCCAAAACCCAGCGATGACTCAAGAAGAACAACAACAAGTATCAAAAGACTTAGCGACAGCCTATCAAAAACAAGCATTGGCAAAATTAGTTGAAGAAGTGAAGAAGTAA
- a CDS encoding DUF1700 domain-containing protein — protein MNEYLNDVLDELQEIPEDDRFDIIQYYEEYFLDSGKTVEEVMDEYGSPKQFALKVKINYYSEQDDDESEYSQSPKRKIRLIWMIVIGLCASPLLVPLALAFILAIFGILIGLIGVVIGIYVVCISILGAGLFSIISGVAVLQQSIASGLFFVGLGLLATGGAVFFAPLLLKGTKWLFQMMMNFVKWVGRRFITKRAIHTTNSGV, from the coding sequence ATGAATGAATATTTAAATGATGTGTTGGATGAACTTCAAGAAATCCCTGAAGATGACCGCTTTGATATTATTCAATATTATGAAGAATACTTTTTAGATTCTGGAAAAACAGTGGAAGAAGTCATGGATGAATACGGCTCACCAAAACAATTTGCCTTGAAGGTGAAAATCAATTATTACTCGGAACAAGACGACGATGAATCAGAATACAGCCAAAGTCCTAAACGAAAAATCCGTTTGATTTGGATGATCGTTATCGGCTTATGTGCCTCTCCGTTACTGGTTCCTTTGGCATTAGCTTTTATTCTAGCGATTTTTGGTATTCTGATTGGTTTGATCGGCGTGGTTATTGGGATCTATGTTGTATGTATCAGTATTTTAGGAGCAGGTTTATTTTCGATCATTTCAGGGGTTGCTGTTTTGCAACAATCGATTGCTAGTGGGCTGTTCTTTGTAGGACTAGGTTTACTTGCCACGGGAGGTGCTGTTTTCTTTGCACCATTACTGTTAAAAGGCACCAAATGGCTATTCCAAATGATGATGAACTTTGTCAAATGGGTAGGACGCCGTTTCATCACAAAACGAGCAATCCATACGACAAATAGTGGGGTGTAA
- a CDS encoding PadR family transcriptional regulator: protein MHIQVPTVLLDGTVLAALSREDMYGYALTKIVQESLSVSESTMYPVLRRLKQEEYLETYDEPFEGRNRRYYRLTPKGRQHLEEIIDKWIVFRDSLNRLLEENTNE, encoded by the coding sequence ATGCATATCCAAGTCCCAACAGTTTTACTCGATGGTACGGTTTTAGCAGCTTTGAGCAGAGAAGACATGTACGGTTACGCATTAACGAAAATAGTCCAAGAAAGTTTATCTGTCAGTGAATCAACGATGTATCCAGTTTTACGCAGATTAAAACAAGAAGAATACTTAGAAACATACGACGAACCATTCGAAGGTAGAAATCGCCGATATTACCGCTTAACTCCGAAAGGGCGTCAACATTTAGAAGAAATCATTGATAAATGGATCGTGTTTAGAGATTCCTTAAACCGATTACTGGAGGAGAATACGAATGAATGA
- a CDS encoding HAMP domain-containing sensor histidine kinase, which produces MRKKIFSQLWIYFACIVFVSILVTLLCFLGFIFLLSHKTVPASEQQATWFPLVVFAGFSMMVGTGISIFVGRRILLPISDLRMNMSKVATGDFSIRMDEQQKVEEVQQLYKDFNVMVQELSSIETLRNDFVSNVSHEFKTPIATIQGYVQLLQAPNISEEEKQVFLQRIIESITQLSQLTENTLKLNKLENQRIQLDKRPFRLDEQIREVIVFLQPKWEQEQLQLEIDLESVSYVGNEEFLYQVWLNIMDNAIKYNQPQGKITIRLKQSATQVIVEVTDSGVGMDQETQARVFEKFYQGESSRQFSGNGLGLSLVKKIIELHHGKISYNSIPKVGTTVIIQLEKENMLPTSPVE; this is translated from the coding sequence ATGCGTAAAAAAATATTTTCACAATTATGGATCTATTTTGCTTGTATTGTTTTTGTTTCCATTTTAGTCACTCTGTTGTGTTTCTTAGGGTTTATCTTCTTGTTGTCACACAAAACAGTTCCTGCGTCAGAGCAACAAGCGACGTGGTTTCCTTTAGTCGTTTTCGCAGGATTTAGTATGATGGTGGGCACAGGAATCTCGATTTTTGTCGGTCGGCGGATCTTACTGCCAATCAGTGACTTGCGAATGAATATGAGTAAAGTAGCAACTGGCGATTTTTCGATTCGGATGGACGAACAACAAAAAGTGGAAGAAGTGCAGCAGTTATACAAGGATTTCAACGTGATGGTCCAAGAATTGAGTAGTATCGAAACATTACGAAATGACTTTGTTTCCAATGTCTCCCATGAATTTAAGACGCCCATTGCAACGATCCAAGGGTATGTCCAATTGTTGCAAGCACCGAATATTTCAGAAGAGGAGAAGCAGGTTTTCTTGCAACGGATCATTGAAAGCATCACCCAACTTTCACAGTTGACAGAAAACACCTTGAAGCTGAATAAATTAGAAAATCAACGGATCCAATTAGACAAGCGACCGTTTCGTTTAGATGAACAGATCCGTGAAGTCATTGTATTTTTACAACCTAAATGGGAGCAAGAACAACTTCAACTAGAGATCGATCTGGAAAGTGTCAGCTATGTGGGCAATGAAGAATTTTTATATCAAGTATGGTTGAATATCATGGATAATGCCATCAAGTACAATCAACCTCAAGGGAAAATCACGATTCGCTTAAAACAAAGTGCAACCCAAGTGATCGTTGAAGTGACCGATTCCGGTGTGGGGATGGATCAAGAAACACAGGCAAGGGTTTTTGAGAAATTTTATCAAGGGGAATCCAGTCGCCAATTTTCTGGGAACGGACTAGGTCTATCTTTAGTCAAAAAAATCATTGAATTGCATCATGGAAAAATCAGCTACAACAGTATTCCGAAGGTTGGCACGACCGTCATCATTCAATTAGAGAAAGAGAACATGCTACCAACTTCTCCGGTGGAATAA
- a CDS encoding DUF5348 domain-containing protein: MKIEDIKREELKSELGELHHFLTELSEKYYDTDKERVTIQYPNNSEGRQLEQVYNEMFKHLLKVKKELDYYSLPIIDTGILKYDQASERFVFKSVRENLELSAGMDLEILVEDYFTETKQWVRTRLEYLPEASGGIHENGWYITEDKELELEGAMARIRKTHR, from the coding sequence ATGAAAATAGAGGACATCAAACGAGAAGAATTAAAAAGTGAATTAGGGGAACTGCATCATTTTCTGACAGAGTTGAGTGAGAAGTACTATGATACAGACAAAGAAAGAGTAACGATCCAATATCCAAACAATTCTGAAGGTCGACAATTGGAGCAAGTATATAATGAAATGTTCAAACATCTATTGAAAGTGAAAAAGGAATTAGATTATTATTCATTGCCGATCATCGATACGGGGATTTTAAAATACGATCAAGCAAGCGAACGATTTGTTTTCAAGTCAGTGCGTGAAAATCTTGAGTTATCCGCTGGAATGGATTTAGAAATCTTAGTAGAAGATTATTTTACCGAAACAAAGCAATGGGTCCGTACACGTCTAGAATATTTGCCAGAAGCATCAGGTGGCATACACGAAAACGGTTGGTATATCACGGAAGATAAAGAATTAGAATTAGAAGGAGCTATGGCAAGGATTCGCAAAACACATAGATAA
- a CDS encoding response regulator transcription factor has product MNRILLVEDDERLKQLYQSVLERAGFLIFAVTNGVEALKQLESTQVDMIITDIMMPAMDGYELLATLRNSRIETPVLIITAKADFEDKKKGFQLGTDDYMTKPVDVNEMVLRVEALLRRAKINHSHQLNIGQTSLNQETYEVIEHDRATLLPQKEFQLLYKLLSYPNKIFTRQQLMDDIWGLDTNTEERTIDVHIKRLRTRFIENDDFQIVTVRGLGYKAVI; this is encoded by the coding sequence ATGAATCGAATATTATTAGTAGAAGATGATGAACGGTTGAAACAGCTTTATCAATCCGTTTTGGAACGAGCAGGATTTCTGATCTTTGCAGTCACGAATGGTGTAGAAGCATTGAAACAATTAGAAAGTACGCAAGTGGATATGATCATTACCGACATCATGATGCCTGCAATGGATGGCTATGAATTGTTAGCAACGTTACGAAACAGTCGCATAGAGACACCTGTTTTGATCATCACAGCAAAAGCAGATTTTGAAGACAAAAAGAAAGGCTTTCAGTTAGGTACGGATGATTATATGACCAAACCGGTGGATGTCAATGAAATGGTGTTGCGTGTGGAAGCCTTGTTACGACGAGCGAAAATCAATCATAGTCATCAGTTGAACATCGGTCAAACTAGTTTGAACCAAGAAACCTATGAAGTGATCGAACACGATCGGGCAACACTGCTTCCACAAAAAGAATTTCAATTATTGTACAAATTACTTTCTTACCCGAATAAAATCTTTACCCGCCAACAGTTGATGGATGATATTTGGGGCTTGGACACAAACACGGAAGAACGGACGATCGATGTGCATATCAAACGATTGCGTACACGTTTTATTGAAAATGATGATTTTCAGATCGTGACCGTTCGTGGCTTAGGCTACAAGGCGGTGATCTGA
- a CDS encoding PbsX family transcriptional regulator, translating to MEMLPIKKWGNSNGLRLPKYIMKYLEIHTEDKVKIIQEEKNGKKRLIIEATTPENEWTIEQLFANYKEERTHVDLQNLGETVGNENGEND from the coding sequence ATGGAGATGTTGCCAATAAAAAAATGGGGAAACAGTAATGGTCTTAGGTTACCAAAATATATCATGAAATACCTTGAAATCCATACAGAAGATAAAGTGAAAATCATACAGGAAGAGAAGAACGGGAAAAAACGTTTGATCATCGAAGCGACTACTCCAGAAAATGAATGGACAATTGAGCAATTGTTTGCAAACTACAAAGAAGAAAGGACTCATGTAGATCTTCAGAATCTGGGTGAGACAGTAGGAAATGAAAATGGCGAGAATGACTAG
- a CDS encoding ABC transporter ATP-binding protein/permease, with protein MLQLKEIKKYYKVGETTTKALDGVSVAFRKKEFVAILGPSGSGKTTMLNVIGGLDNYDSGDMVINGKSTKDFKDSDWDAYRNNSIGFVFQSYNLIGHLGIIENVELGMTLSGVSKDEKRKKAEESLRRVGLTDHMHKKPNQLSGGQMQRVAIARALANDPDILLCDEPTGALDTETSVQIMKLIEELSNEKLVIMVTHNPELAHEYADRIIEFSDGQIVSDSNPHIERPKDDQFNLRRTKMSFWTALKLSFNNIRTKKGRTFLTSFASSIGIIGIAIVLSLSTGFQKQIDETQSETMARFPITISRVTTSPPSGSDGLSSNTADYPDTKTVTAKISDEDRAQHTNNIDQEYVDYVTNIDPNLSNNIGFTRTTGINLLRDVDGDVQPVSFSNQNPDSESLSFSSAMSSMTGVGVSSFPTQLDDQKDNFLESNYSLLSGSYPTSANDVVLIVDGNNNTNINALKNLGFDVKDGETLDFDKIVGTTFKLVNNDTYYTKLPTGNFIPNTDYQAMYEDATREVKISGILRVKSSSTMNLLSPGIAYSDQLTTEIVNENKDSEIVQAQKDSDMNVLTTEKVDESAKQTLISYLGGDSLPSSIMIYPNNFGDKEEILNYLDDFNKGKSDEDKIIYSDLAGTMTELTGGLMDAITYVLIAFAGISLVTSMIMISIITYTSVIERTKEIGVLKALGARKKDITRVFDAETCILGISSGLLGVLIAWLATFPINSLLYSMTDLENVAQLNPVHALILIVVSTILTMLGGHIPARMAAKKDAAIALRAE; from the coding sequence ATGTTACAATTAAAAGAGATAAAGAAATATTATAAAGTTGGTGAAACAACAACAAAAGCATTAGACGGCGTATCCGTCGCTTTTAGAAAAAAAGAATTTGTAGCTATTTTAGGCCCAAGTGGTTCTGGTAAAACAACCATGTTGAACGTGATCGGCGGCTTGGATAATTACGATTCTGGCGATATGGTCATCAACGGAAAGTCCACAAAAGATTTTAAAGATAGCGATTGGGATGCTTACCGTAACAATTCCATCGGTTTTGTGTTCCAAAGCTACAACTTGATCGGTCATCTAGGAATCATTGAAAATGTCGAGCTTGGAATGACGTTAAGTGGCGTTTCGAAAGATGAGAAACGTAAAAAAGCCGAGGAATCATTACGTCGCGTTGGCTTAACTGACCATATGCACAAAAAGCCCAATCAATTATCCGGGGGACAAATGCAACGGGTCGCCATTGCACGTGCTTTAGCAAATGATCCGGATATTCTATTGTGTGATGAACCAACTGGTGCTTTAGATACCGAAACAAGCGTACAGATCATGAAGTTGATCGAAGAATTATCGAATGAAAAGCTAGTGATCATGGTTACCCATAATCCTGAATTGGCACATGAATATGCCGATCGGATCATTGAGTTCTCAGACGGACAAATCGTCTCTGACTCCAATCCGCATATCGAACGTCCGAAAGATGATCAATTCAATCTACGTCGGACAAAGATGAGCTTTTGGACCGCACTAAAATTATCTTTCAATAATATTCGCACGAAAAAAGGACGGACATTCCTGACTTCCTTTGCTTCAAGTATTGGGATTATCGGGATTGCGATCGTACTATCTTTATCTACAGGCTTCCAAAAACAAATCGATGAAACACAATCAGAAACGATGGCTCGTTTTCCAATCACGATTTCCAGAGTTACCACTAGCCCACCTTCTGGATCGGATGGTTTGAGCTCGAATACAGCCGATTATCCAGATACAAAAACTGTCACAGCCAAGATCAGCGACGAAGATCGGGCGCAACATACAAACAATATCGACCAAGAATATGTTGATTATGTAACGAATATCGATCCTAACCTAAGTAATAACATTGGTTTTACCCGCACGACTGGTATCAATTTGTTAAGAGATGTTGACGGTGACGTACAGCCTGTTAGCTTTTCGAATCAAAACCCTGATTCTGAATCATTGTCATTCTCAAGTGCGATGTCTTCAATGACTGGTGTAGGAGTTTCTAGTTTCCCAACACAATTAGACGACCAAAAAGACAATTTCTTAGAGTCGAATTACTCATTGCTTTCTGGCAGCTACCCTACTTCTGCAAATGATGTCGTATTGATCGTAGACGGCAATAATAATACAAACATCAATGCGTTGAAAAATCTAGGATTTGACGTAAAAGACGGTGAAACACTTGATTTTGACAAGATCGTCGGCACAACGTTCAAATTAGTGAACAACGATACGTACTATACAAAATTACCGACAGGAAACTTTATTCCTAATACGGATTATCAAGCAATGTATGAAGATGCAACTAGAGAAGTTAAGATTTCTGGTATTTTACGGGTCAAATCTTCTTCTACGATGAATCTGTTATCTCCTGGTATTGCTTACAGCGATCAATTAACGACAGAAATCGTCAATGAAAATAAAGATTCTGAAATTGTTCAAGCACAAAAAGACAGTGATATGAATGTATTGACGACTGAAAAAGTAGATGAATCAGCGAAACAAACACTGATCAGCTATTTGGGTGGAGATAGCTTACCTTCAAGTATTATGATCTATCCAAATAATTTCGGCGATAAAGAAGAAATTCTAAACTACTTAGATGACTTTAATAAAGGAAAATCAGATGAAGATAAAATCATCTATTCCGATCTAGCTGGTACAATGACTGAATTGACTGGTGGATTGATGGATGCTATCACATATGTCTTGATTGCTTTTGCAGGTATCTCACTTGTTACAAGTATGATCATGATCAGTATCATCACTTATACTTCTGTCATCGAACGGACAAAAGAGATCGGTGTCTTGAAAGCATTAGGTGCACGTAAGAAAGATATCACTCGCGTATTCGATGCTGAAACTTGTATTTTGGGGATTTCTTCTGGACTATTAGGTGTCCTGATCGCATGGTTAGCGACTTTCCCAATCAATAGCCTATTGTACAGCATGACTGATTTAGAAAATGTTGCTCAACTAAATCCTGTACACGCCTTGATCTTGATTGTTGTATCAACGATCTTAACGATGTTAGGCGGACACATCCCAGCTCGTATGGCAGCGAAGAAAGATGCAGCGATTGCTTTAAGAGCAGAATAG
- a CDS encoding DUF4097 family beta strand repeat-containing protein codes for MKLKYILGAGLGLMIVGGLMAGLSYASGAQTSLTWEGGPRIIEMAHETKDFSSDKIDKVVIQADHQNIVIQRGVSFSVETSHDKTQKPKINAEDGTLDISADGQTPAAMINMTDTRSMLKITIPRSVTLDELVVEGRNNELMLDEFSSKKINLNTAHTWTSINEVTGEALTVESQMGSLNLTELSMKQVKLEVSDGSIYFNDNEKAIKGEVTLQNSSIEFYDNEDQGLSVALDGDSYINKNYEPLTTKTYNRGNKDLKVTGHNSQVNLTDEDYEEFPMDDEDYEVYD; via the coding sequence ATGAAATTAAAATATATCTTAGGAGCAGGGTTAGGATTAATGATCGTTGGTGGTTTGATGGCAGGATTAAGTTATGCTTCTGGTGCCCAAACGAGTTTGACTTGGGAAGGTGGACCAAGAATCATAGAAATGGCTCATGAAACAAAAGATTTCTCGTCCGATAAAATCGACAAAGTCGTTATCCAAGCAGATCACCAAAATATCGTGATCCAGCGAGGCGTAAGCTTTAGTGTCGAAACTTCTCATGATAAAACACAAAAACCAAAGATCAATGCGGAAGATGGTACATTGGATATTTCTGCTGATGGACAAACTCCGGCAGCAATGATCAACATGACAGATACACGCTCAATGTTGAAAATCACGATACCTAGAAGTGTAACCTTAGACGAATTAGTGGTTGAAGGTAGAAACAATGAATTAATGTTAGATGAATTCAGTAGTAAGAAAATCAACTTGAACACAGCACACACTTGGACATCGATCAATGAAGTAACCGGGGAAGCTCTTACTGTAGAGAGTCAAATGGGTTCGCTCAATCTGACTGAACTATCCATGAAACAAGTGAAACTAGAAGTAAGTGATGGCAGTATCTATTTTAATGATAATGAAAAAGCAATAAAAGGCGAAGTTACCCTGCAAAATAGTAGTATTGAGTTCTATGATAATGAAGATCAAGGTTTGTCTGTGGCACTAGATGGTGATTCTTACATCAACAAAAATTATGAACCATTAACAACGAAGACTTACAATCGAGGTAACAAAGATCTCAAAGTGACTGGTCACAATAGTCAAGTGAATTTGACGGATGAAGATTACGAAGAGTTTCCGATGGATGATGAGGATTATGAAGTGTATGATTGA
- a CDS encoding type II toxin-antitoxin system PemK/MazF family toxin, with protein sequence MSYKPRQRDIVLLDFEPSKGYEVKKRRPALIMSKDAYNLATNLIIVCPITTSDKNRPFLVPIQSDKFKLDEVKRSKVNTLQVFSLDYTEKAKRNVKYVDTLEEEAFFDIAQRFLKNFSFPI encoded by the coding sequence ATGAGCTATAAGCCACGCCAACGAGATATCGTTCTTCTTGACTTTGAACCGTCAAAAGGTTATGAAGTTAAGAAGAGACGACCGGCTTTAATTATGAGTAAGGATGCGTACAATTTAGCAACAAATTTAATTATAGTATGCCCAATTACTACAAGTGATAAAAATAGACCATTTCTTGTGCCTATTCAAAGCGATAAGTTCAAGCTAGATGAAGTGAAGAGAAGCAAAGTAAATACGCTTCAAGTATTCTCTCTTGACTATACCGAAAAAGCTAAAAGAAATGTTAAATACGTTGATACATTAGAGGAAGAAGCTTTTTTCGATATAGCACAAAGATTTCTTAAAAATTTTTCTTTCCCTATTTAG
- a CDS encoding ABC transporter ATP-binding protein, protein MDKIVEINNVTKVYGKSNEKQTQALNGISFSVEKGEFIGIMGASGSGKSTLLNILSTLDKPTNGTIHINQADVTKLKGNQLADFRAKEIGFIFQDFNLLENLTAQENIAVPLSLQGVKPKDIKKKVHAVAERLSITHILDSYPAKISGGQKQRVAAARALVTQPTILLGDEPTGALDSKSAKDLLDTMEELNTKDKVSILLVTHDAFSASYCQRILFIKDGVIHQEVKRGEQSRSDFYRQILTILGNLEQGD, encoded by the coding sequence ATGGATAAAATCGTAGAAATCAATAACGTGACGAAAGTCTATGGAAAAAGCAATGAGAAACAAACACAAGCATTGAACGGTATCAGTTTCAGTGTAGAAAAAGGCGAGTTTATTGGCATCATGGGTGCTTCAGGGTCAGGTAAATCGACATTACTAAATATCTTATCTACACTGGACAAACCAACAAATGGCACGATCCATATCAATCAAGCAGATGTAACCAAGCTGAAAGGAAATCAATTAGCAGATTTTCGAGCAAAAGAAATCGGCTTTATTTTCCAAGACTTCAACCTTTTAGAAAACTTGACTGCACAAGAAAATATTGCAGTTCCGCTTTCTTTACAAGGTGTGAAACCAAAAGATATCAAGAAAAAAGTCCATGCAGTTGCTGAACGTTTGTCGATCACTCATATCTTAGACAGCTACCCAGCGAAAATCTCCGGTGGACAAAAACAACGGGTAGCGGCAGCTCGGGCATTAGTGACACAACCAACGATCCTATTAGGAGATGAACCAACTGGTGCGTTGGATTCAAAAAGTGCGAAAGACCTATTAGACACAATGGAAGAATTGAATACAAAAGATAAAGTTTCCATTCTTTTGGTGACACATGATGCTTTTTCAGCAAGTTATTGTCAACGAATCTTGTTTATTAAAGATGGGGTCATCCACCAAGAAGTAAAACGCGGAGAGCAAAGCCGTTCAGACTTTTATCGTCAAATATTAACGATTTTAGGTAATCTGGAACAGGGGGACTGA
- a CDS encoding SPFH domain-containing protein yields MKEKKAFYINGYFGVLALGVLAAVALFFTSMSVYLPSVLIVSILLWLIGAILISGVTIVNPNQAKVILFFGKYMGTIRESGFFLSIPFARKIGLSLKVRNFNSSLLKVNDLDGNPIEISAVVVFKVVDSAKALFDVANYHQFVEIQSETALRHIASQYPYDTFQEDDLTLRGNTTAISDELAQELQERLSVAGVEVLETRLNHLAYATEIASAMLQRQQAKAILSARQTIVEGAVSMTQMALEQIEEGQDITFTDDRKVQLINNLLVSIITDKGTQPVINTGSNKEK; encoded by the coding sequence GTGAAAGAGAAAAAAGCTTTTTACATCAATGGGTATTTCGGTGTTTTGGCACTAGGAGTATTAGCAGCAGTTGCGCTATTTTTCACAAGTATGAGTGTCTATCTTCCGTCAGTCTTAATTGTTAGCATATTGTTGTGGTTGATCGGTGCTATCCTTATCAGTGGCGTCACCATTGTCAATCCCAACCAGGCAAAAGTCATTTTGTTTTTTGGAAAATATATGGGAACGATACGTGAGAGCGGATTTTTCTTATCGATTCCTTTTGCTCGGAAAATCGGCTTATCTTTGAAGGTTCGAAATTTCAACAGTTCGTTGTTGAAAGTCAATGATTTAGATGGAAATCCGATCGAGATTTCAGCAGTCGTCGTCTTCAAAGTAGTGGATTCAGCCAAAGCACTTTTCGATGTAGCAAATTATCATCAATTTGTTGAGATCCAAAGTGAGACGGCACTTCGTCACATCGCCAGTCAATATCCTTATGATACTTTCCAAGAGGATGATCTTACGTTACGTGGGAATACTACAGCGATTTCTGATGAATTGGCGCAGGAATTACAGGAACGTTTATCCGTGGCAGGTGTTGAAGTCTTGGAAACGCGATTGAATCACTTAGCCTATGCGACAGAAATTGCTAGCGCGATGCTGCAACGGCAACAAGCTAAAGCCATCTTATCTGCTCGGCAAACAATTGTTGAAGGGGCGGTGTCGATGACTCAAATGGCGTTGGAACAAATCGAAGAAGGACAGGACATCACTTTTACGGATGATCGAAAAGTCCAATTGATCAATAATTTGCTTGTCTCTATTATTACCGATAAAGGAACACAGCCGGTAATCAATACTGGAAGCAATAAAGAAAAATAG
- the mazE gene encoding type II toxin-antitoxin system PemI/MazE family antitoxin has protein sequence MISTKTRKQGNSLVITLPAKLGIKEGEEFHIIKKENGTVALIPKVEDFFESAKEGEFYFPELGVDYTPHGGELDEL, from the coding sequence ATGATTTCAACAAAAACAAGAAAACAAGGGAATTCCCTTGTGATTACGCTTCCTGCAAAGTTAGGCATAAAAGAAGGTGAAGAATTTCATATTATAAAAAAAGAAAATGGTACAGTTGCTTTAATTCCAAAAGTTGAAGATTTTTTTGAATCCGCTAAAGAAGGTGAATTTTATTTCCCAGAATTAGGGGTTGATTACACGCCACATGGAGGCGAACTAGATGAGCTATAA